A stretch of DNA from Candidatus Binatia bacterium:
GAACAACCCACATCCCACCGAAGGTAGCCCTCGCGAGCCCACTCTTCGGCCCAGTGGCGTACTGCCACAGGGTCGCCGCTCCATCGCAAGGCGCGCACCGCGCGCCTGTCGCATAGCCGCCCGATCCGAGTCTCTGCGCCGCCCGATCCGCGTTCCTCCAGCGAGTTCGATACGGCAGGGCCGCCTCGATGAGCAGGGTCCGCTGGGGCCCAAATTCGAAAGCTGCCAATTCGATGGACAATCACGTAGCGGCGTTCCACCCAATCCCGCAGGAGGAAGAAAAAGGCGGCAGCATCGTAAAAGAACAACGAAGGAGGGAACTCCGTCACGATGTAACGCGGGGGCTGCTGTTCGAGTCGATCCACAACTTCGGCCTCCACCGCATGCCCGGGCCAGCCGCTCTTGAAATATCCGATGCGCGCGGGATGGCGCGACCGAGCCAGGAAGCCGAGCAAATCCAAGTCGGGAAACGTAAACAGATAGTCCCCGGCAGTGCTGTGCTTACGAATCCATTGTGCCGCTGCCGCGAAATTACGCTGGCGCTGCCCGGCCTGGTCGTGCCGCACCAACACCGCGGCTCGTTCTGTGTCCCACCACTCGAGTTCCGCCGGGAGGCCGCCAAAAAACGCAACGATTTGTGCCCATAAGCGCAACTGTGGCAGCGCACATGCGAGCAGCACCGAGGCGGCCAAACTGGCAGTCGTTCGCGGGCCCCAACGCCCGGAAAGATCTCCAACTAAGCGCCCCCAATCGTTCGAATAGTTTTCGGCGAGCCGCGCAAGCACGACGAAACTCAACGGCGCGGCGTACACCAGGTGAAAAAAATCGCTTCGAGGGTACGCCGTCCAAAACAACATCTCGGCGCCGAGTACCAACAGAACCCACTCGTGCCGAATGCCACTCAACGGACCCCGCTCCTGGTTCCGCCACGCATCAAAAGAAGCGATCCAGTGTCCAACCGGCAGCAGAACGAACGCACTCTTCTGCACCGCGGAAACTATGGATGCCAACAACCCCTCTGGCTTCGGAGCGGCGACCACATAGGCCAACGCTGCAGTTCCACAGGCCGCGAGCGAAACACTGCTCCAGCGCTGATGTCGCCGAGCAAACTCTGTTCGCGGCCACCAACGGGCCAGCGCGGCAACCAGGAGCGCCCCGCCAAAGAAGCGCCAATCCCAGTCGTAGGCGATGAAGAAATGCTGCTCGTATCCCGATCCGATAAACAACACCTCCCGCCACAACCGCTCAGCCCCTAACCACTGACCAAACAGGAACAACCACGGCAGCGTGATCAGGCCAAAGCCCAACGCAACCAGCAGAACTGGTCGAAATGCTTCGCGGCTGCTTCGAGGCTCTCCTCCGGCGTCACCTCCGGACCTTGCCCACGCTCCCAGCGCGACGAGAAACGGGCCCACAAACACTGCGATCGTCGTCGCGGTCAGATGATAGCGAAACAGCAACATCGCGCCCGCGGCCACTACAGCGAGAATCCCGGCCCGCACGCGCGGCACGACGCCGACGAGCGGCCCCGTCGCTGCAACGACCGAGAACGCAAGTTGGAACAAACCCGAATTGGGCTTGAAGGAAAACGCGACGCCAGACAAAACCCCCGCAACCAGCCATAGCACCGCGCGCCGCTCCGCCACCGCCCGGGCGGCAAGAAGCCATCCAACGAGGAACAACGCAATACAGTACCACGCGGGATAGGGTACATTGAACGAAAGCTCCGATGCCTCCACCACCGGCAAGAGTGCCGGGTACGCAAGCGCAGTCACCAAAGCCCAGGCGGGCGACACAATCTGAGCAGCGATGCGAAACAACAGCGCCACGTTTGCCGTGTGAACCACCACCAGCGCCGTGCGCACGACAGATAGATGCTCGCCCAGTAAACGAAACAGCGCCGCATGGAAGTAAAAGTAACCGGGCGTGTAACCGCTAATGAAATCGACATAGGGAATTTCCCCGCGGGCGGTGCGATACAAAAGGAACACGGTCGCCCCTTCCTCGCCCAAATTGACGCCGAAAAACTGAAGCACTCCGAAGTACACCAGCGCTGTAGCGGTCACCGCCACCTGCAGCTTGGCCCGCCACTTCATGGCTTCCGCGCGTTCCACGTCGGGCCGCATTTACGCCCGGGCTGCTTCCGCCTCGACCACTTCGAGCGTACGATCGGCGGCGGCCTCCCAGGAAAACTGCTGTGCCCATTGAAGGGCGCCACGACCGAGCCGCTCCCGCAACGTGGTGTCCTCGAGCAAGGTTCGAATAGCCGCAGCCAGCGCGGCGACGTCGCCGTGTGGAACCAAGAGGCCTGTTTCCCCGTGTCGCACTGCGTCCCGCAATCCGGGCACGTCGCTGGCTACCACCGGCAGGCCACATGCATTCGCTTCCAGAACGGTGAGTCCCCAGCCTTCCTTCTCGGAGGTGTTGACCACCAAGTGGCAGCGCCGAATGTGGGCCACTTTTTCAGCGTCCGGCACAAATCCCGTAAAGGTTACGCAGGCTTGCAATTGCAGCTCTCTAGCCAGCTTTTCCAGCCGGGCACGAGCCCGGCCGTCCCCAACAATGACGACGTGCAAAGTGGGCAGCGCGCGGCGTAACTCCGCCGCCGCACGCAACACCAAATCAATGCGCTTGTAGAACTCCACCCGTCCCAATACGAGCAGCGTGGGTTGCTCCGCGGGAAGTCGGCCATTTGGGTTGTAGAGTGTATGATCCAGCCCATTGGGAATCACACGGATCGAATCTCCCGAAACGCCTCGCCCGATCAAGTCGTCGCGCGTGCTCGAAGAGACAGCGATAAACGGCCGGCCGCGGTACACCCGCGGAATCAATCGTTCCAACGCCACGACGGCAGCGGCAACCGGAAGCGAAGCCTGGCGAAACGCCGTCCAACCGAAGAGGTGGTGCGCCACCAAAATCACCGGCACCCGCGTGTAGAGTGGAGTACAAAAAGGAATTTTGTTGAGGTGTTCGAGAATCACCACTCCCGGAATGCTCGCTTCGCGCCGCACCACGGTAGGGAGGTAAAGGTAGTACGTGAAGCGGTTTCCGAACCGCACGATCCTCAGCCCGTATTCGGTGACCTCTTCCGCCCGTGCACCGGCAAAGCGCGTGCACAACAGCGTGGGGCGATAACCGCGGCGCACGAAACACTTCGCCATCTCGGCAATGTGGAGCTCCGCTCCACCAGCCCAAGGGTGACTCAAGTCCCGCTCGTTCAAAATCAGGAGGGGCCTACCCATCGGTCAGAGGGACCCGCGCCACCGCTTCCACTGGAGCCACCACACAATCCACAACGCCTCGAGCGCGATGCGCTTGTTCATCTTGGAGTCCCCGATGGTGCGATCCACGAACAAGATCGGGGTCTCGCACAAGCGCGCCCCGAGCTGGCACGCCCGAAACGTCATCTCGATCTGGAACGCGTAACCATTCGAACGCACTCGTTCCAAGGGAATGCGTGCCAGCAACTCGCGCCGCCAACACTTAAAGCCACCCGTCACGTCCGCCACCGGCAGCCCCGTCACCCAGCGCGCGTAGGCGTTGCCAAAGTAACTCAGCAGCAAGCGGCCGATCGGCCAGTTCACCACCGTGATGCCATTCAGGTACCGCGAGCCCAGCACCAAGTCGTGGTCTCGAGCCAGTTGCAGCAGTTCGGGCACCATCTCCACCGGATGCGAGAAGTCCGCATCCATCTGCACGATAAAGTCGGCACCATCCTCCAAGGCTTTGCGGAAGCCAGCCAAGTACGCTGGGCCGATTCCCTCCTTGCGGTCGCGCAAGAGAAGCGAGACGCGCCCATCCGCATGGGCCAACGCGCGAACCGCATCAGCCGTGCCGTCGGGGGAATTGTCGTCTACCACGAGGACCCGCAACCCCTCGCGGCGGTCGAGCAAAGCCGGCACGAGACGCTGGATGTTCTCGCGCTCGTTATACGTGGGGATCACGACACAGGCGATCATCAGGAAACTTTGCGAAAGAGCCTCGGGTCAACGAAAGCGCACGGACCAATCGTAGTCAAACGAATTCCACGGAATGCGTTCTTCGTCGGGGTTGTCGGGATCGTACAGTTCGCTTGCAATGCTCACGAGTTGGGTATCGTCCTCGAGTGCCACCCAACCATGATATACGCCCGGAGGGACCACGAGTGTGGACGGATTTCTGGCACTCAACACGTACTCGTCGAGTTGCCGATACGTGGGACTGTCGGGCCGATCATCACACAACGCAAACTTCGCCGCACCGTGACTGATGTGGAAGTAATCCCACAAGACTCGATGTTTGTGCCAGGCCCGCACGGTGCCACGCGCAAAATCCCCCACGATGTACACTTCGCCAAACTTGGTGAAATGAGGGTCGTCTGCGCGCAGCACTTTAATCAAATAGCCTCGATCGTCCACCCGTGGCTTGAGCTCGATGAGGCGCACGTCGCGAATCATGCTCGTTCCTTCAACGCTACTGCCGACCACTCCGCTGCACGAAGTTCCGAGGCCAGCGCGCTCAGTCCTTCCACGATACCCCGACATGACGGGAGCCCCTCGCTTGCGCGTCGCGCCACCAGGCCAGCGCGCTTTGGCCGCGGGGCCTTTTGCTGCAAGGCGGCCGTCGGGACCGGTTGGATTCGCTGGGCGTCCAAACCAAAAAATGCGCACACCCTGTGCGCGAATTCGTGGCGTGGCAGCCAATCCGGACCAGCGACGTGCCATATTCCAGCTTCGCCCTTCTCGACCAACCCCCGGACCACCCGCGCAATGTCCCGCACGTATGTCGGCGTTCCCCACTGGTCGGACGGCACCCGCACGGTCTCGCCTCCCTGAAGGCGGCGAAGTAGGGTCATCACGAAATTTTTCGGAGGGCTTTCGTAGCCGTAAACACCACAAACCCGCACCACCACATTGGCCGGGTTCGCTTCGAGAATTTGCTGCTCCGCTTCTAATTTTTGCCTGCCGTACACATTCACGGGCGCAGGCGCGGCGCCTTCGTCGTATGGCCCCGAAGCACCATCGAATACATAATCGCTGGAAAAGAAAACCACCCGTGCCCCTGCCTCCCGTGCCGCTCTGGCGACATTGGCCGAACCCTGGACGTTGATTTCGCGAGACTCCTCTCGGTGCTCCTCGCACCAATCTACGTGTGGTTGCGCGGCCGGAAGCAACACCCACGACGGTCTCACCTCGTGCAACATTTTCGCTACGGCATCGGCATCACGCATGTCCAAAAAGCG
This window harbors:
- a CDS encoding dTDP-4-dehydrorhamnose 3,5-epimerase is translated as MIRDVRLIELKPRVDDRGYLIKVLRADDPHFTKFGEVYIVGDFARGTVRAWHKHRVLWDYFHISHGAAKFALCDDRPDSPTYRQLDEYVLSARNPSTLVVPPGVYHGWVALEDDTQLVSIASELYDPDNPDEERIPWNSFDYDWSVRFR
- a CDS encoding dolichyl-phosphate beta-D-mannosyltransferase produces the protein MIACVVIPTYNERENIQRLVPALLDRREGLRVLVVDDNSPDGTADAVRALAHADGRVSLLLRDRKEGIGPAYLAGFRKALEDGADFIVQMDADFSHPVEMVPELLQLARDHDLVLGSRYLNGITVVNWPIGRLLLSYFGNAYARWVTGLPVADVTGGFKCWRRELLARIPLERVRSNGYAFQIEMTFRACQLGARLCETPILFVDRTIGDSKMNKRIALEALWIVWWLQWKRWRGSL
- a CDS encoding NAD(P)-dependent oxidoreductase — protein: MRILVIGASGFVGRALLEEFSGAAEGTYFQHPQAGLRFLDMRDADAVAKMLHEVRPSWVLLPAAQPHVDWCEEHREESREINVQGSANVARAAREAGARVVFFSSDYVFDGASGPYDEGAAPAPVNVYGRQKLEAEQQILEANPANVVVRVCGVYGYESPPKNFVMTLLRRLQGGETVRVPSDQWGTPTYVRDIARVVRGLVEKGEAGIWHVAGPDWLPRHEFAHRVCAFFGLDAQRIQPVPTAALQQKAPRPKRAGLVARRASEGLPSCRGIVEGLSALASELRAAEWSAVALKERA
- a CDS encoding glycosyl transferase family 1, whose amino-acid sequence is MGRPLLILNERDLSHPWAGGAELHIAEMAKCFVRRGYRPTLLCTRFAGARAEEVTEYGLRIVRFGNRFTYYLYLPTVVRREASIPGVVILEHLNKIPFCTPLYTRVPVILVAHHLFGWTAFRQASLPVAAAVVALERLIPRVYRGRPFIAVSSSTRDDLIGRGVSGDSIRVIPNGLDHTLYNPNGRLPAEQPTLLVLGRVEFYKRIDLVLRAAAELRRALPTLHVVIVGDGRARARLEKLARELQLQACVTFTGFVPDAEKVAHIRRCHLVVNTSEKEGWGLTVLEANACGLPVVASDVPGLRDAVRHGETGLLVPHGDVAALAAAIRTLLEDTTLRERLGRGALQWAQQFSWEAAADRTLEVVEAEAARA